The following are from one region of the Paenibacillus sp. KS-LC4 genome:
- a CDS encoding ABC transporter permease, translating to MNFRQFAFNNVLRRKRTYAAHFMSSSFAVMIFFIYSVLLYHPDLQGEIAASSPTASLLGTMGLKISQYLIVIFSFLFLMYSAGAFLKARKREFGILMLLGMSDKQYRKLIFVENMIIGLISTVFGIGFGILFTKLFLLITERLLMLQQGLAFLVPIQSVIITAGAFLIVFLLLSILASRLGRKSQLLELIRSDEKPKKEPKASVLLSLLAAVLLLAGYSMVFYFVIGRAFSLALLAAAIGCVILGTYFLFTQLSVYIIRALRGRETLLLRKINLLTLSDLAYRMRDNANMFFMVATVTAVALCGMGTCLAIGDPNLSEKDNPYAFIYESFGGDSESLAQSELQTQQHLTLLEHKLSEGGFTYTKGASHLKYTEDWLSVMSLSEYNQLAIALGFTAETLHGPSEAFIASGKVSRAQHVTAFEPVVDLGSVAPSEKQRKLTIVKRLPSFVLNNYNDVYVVTDDIFQAMNRMKDDTNQVTYYYVIPNWIDTIGVAQSIMKEIPQDTQGHYHIRSLVLEWYEFKQLNGLLLIISVLVGGVFFTYAVSFIYFRLYADLERDEKQYQMISKIGLSGKELNRLVTRQLLIMFFLPFAIALVHGIVAFINIALLLDISMLNAAFMIYISFLLLQLAYFLMIRWRYLRHMHLKLA from the coding sequence ATGAATTTCCGACAGTTCGCGTTTAATAATGTACTGCGCCGCAAGCGGACGTATGCCGCACATTTTATGAGCAGCTCGTTCGCGGTCATGATTTTTTTCATTTATTCAGTGCTGCTTTATCATCCAGATTTGCAGGGGGAAATCGCCGCTAGCAGTCCGACAGCCTCTCTGCTGGGTACGATGGGGCTGAAAATTTCCCAGTATTTAATCGTTATTTTTTCATTTCTGTTTTTGATGTATTCCGCCGGCGCCTTCCTGAAGGCGCGCAAACGTGAATTCGGCATTTTGATGCTGCTCGGGATGTCTGACAAGCAATACCGCAAATTAATTTTTGTAGAAAATATGATCATTGGCCTCATCTCCACCGTTTTTGGAATCGGCTTTGGCATTTTGTTCACCAAGCTATTTTTGCTCATAACCGAACGGCTGCTGATGCTGCAACAAGGACTCGCATTCCTCGTTCCTATACAGAGCGTGATCATTACGGCAGGCGCTTTTTTGATCGTATTTCTGCTTCTGTCTATACTCGCGTCGCGCCTTGGGAGAAAATCTCAGCTGCTTGAGCTGATTCGTTCGGACGAGAAGCCGAAGAAGGAGCCGAAGGCTTCTGTACTGCTTTCTCTGCTCGCTGCTGTTCTTCTGCTTGCTGGCTATAGTATGGTCTTCTATTTTGTAATAGGTCGCGCCTTCTCACTAGCATTGCTCGCAGCCGCCATTGGCTGTGTCATATTAGGGACTTATTTTCTTTTTACACAGCTCAGTGTCTATATCATTCGTGCGCTGCGTGGACGGGAAACTTTATTGCTGCGTAAAATCAATTTGCTAACGCTCTCCGATCTCGCTTACCGAATGAGAGACAATGCCAATATGTTTTTCATGGTGGCAACGGTAACAGCGGTCGCTTTGTGCGGCATGGGAACTTGCCTTGCGATCGGCGATCCGAATTTGTCGGAAAAAGACAACCCCTACGCTTTTATTTATGAATCCTTTGGCGGCGATAGCGAATCTTTGGCGCAAAGTGAATTACAAACGCAGCAGCACCTTACGCTATTGGAGCATAAACTATCAGAGGGCGGCTTTACTTACACGAAAGGCGCTTCACACCTAAAATACACAGAAGATTGGCTGTCGGTCATGAGCCTGTCCGAATACAATCAGCTTGCCATTGCACTCGGCTTCACCGCCGAGACGCTTCATGGACCTAGTGAAGCATTTATTGCCTCTGGCAAAGTATCACGTGCCCAGCATGTGACAGCATTTGAGCCCGTTGTCGATTTGGGCAGCGTCGCGCCAAGCGAAAAGCAGCGGAAGCTTACTATCGTAAAGAGACTTCCTTCTTTCGTGTTAAATAACTACAATGATGTTTACGTCGTAACGGATGATATTTTCCAAGCGATGAACCGCATGAAAGATGACACGAACCAGGTGACCTATTATTATGTTATTCCCAATTGGATCGACACGATCGGCGTGGCGCAAAGCATTATGAAGGAAATCCCACAGGACACGCAGGGCCATTATCATATACGGTCACTCGTGCTTGAATGGTATGAATTCAAGCAGCTTAACGGGCTATTGCTTATTATTAGCGTGCTTGTGGGCGGGGTCTTTTTCACCTATGCTGTCAGCTTTATTTACTTTAGGCTGTATGCCGATTTGGAGCGGGATGAGAAGCAATACCAGATGATTAGCAAAATCGGCCTCAGCGGCAAGGAGCTGAATCGGCTCGTTACAAGGCAGCTGCTCATTATGTTTTTCCTGCCCTTTGCGATTGCGCTTGTGCATGGCATCGTCGCCTTTATAAATATTGCGCTGCTGCTCGATATCTCAATGCTGAATGCAGCGTTCATGATCTATATTAGCTTCCTCCTCCTTCAGCTCGCCTATTTCCTCATGATTCGCTGGCGGTATTTGCGCCATATGCATCTCAAGCTGGCATAA
- a CDS encoding chemotaxis protein CheX, protein MKAEYINPFLEAAKSVIEQVIQIKPSTGQLGLKDVKFVENYIWIQIGLNGQMNADIVFGLSESVAMKMISAMMGGFSISEIDEMGKSAISELGNMISGNASTMLSNQGVRVDITPPKVVQSAAAAGFKAQQALTVPLIMEGIGELDIQVLVAS, encoded by the coding sequence ATGAAGGCTGAGTATATTAACCCGTTTCTGGAAGCGGCAAAAAGTGTAATTGAGCAGGTCATACAGATAAAGCCGTCAACTGGGCAATTAGGCTTGAAGGATGTTAAGTTCGTTGAGAATTACATTTGGATACAAATTGGCCTGAACGGACAAATGAACGCTGATATCGTTTTTGGACTAAGCGAATCGGTGGCGATGAAGATGATTTCGGCTATGATGGGTGGCTTTTCGATTTCTGAAATTGACGAAATGGGCAAAAGCGCCATTTCTGAGCTTGGCAACATGATTAGCGGAAATGCGAGCACGATGCTATCGAATCAAGGCGTTCGTGTAGATATTACACCGCCGAAGGTCGTTCAGTCTGCAGCAGCTGCTGGCTTTAAAGCGCAGCAAGCATTAACCGTTCCACTCATTATGGAGGGAATTGGTGAACTGGATATTCAGGTGCTTGTAGCATCGTAA
- a CDS encoding ABC transporter ATP-binding protein: MELLYARNLNKIYPGKVTYKALTNIDLTIQQGEFVGIMGPSGSGKTTLLNMVSTIDKPTSGELRIAGQSPYELSREKLAFFRRRELGFVFQSFNLLDTLTVSENIMLPLTLDGTNIVEMKLRAASIMEKLGIAELAGKRTYEISGGQAQRTAIARALIHHPKLLLADEPTGNLDSKSARDVMELMSKLSSEDNTTMMLVTHDAMAASYCHRVIFIKDGQFYSEVNCGDNRAAFYQKIINVLALLGGTENEFPTVRV; encoded by the coding sequence TTGGAATTGCTATATGCACGAAATCTGAACAAAATTTATCCCGGCAAAGTAACCTATAAAGCGCTGACCAATATCGACTTAACGATTCAGCAAGGGGAATTTGTCGGCATTATGGGCCCTTCAGGCAGCGGCAAAACAACACTGCTCAACATGGTATCGACAATCGACAAGCCAACCTCAGGCGAGCTGCGTATTGCTGGTCAAAGCCCGTATGAGCTGTCACGGGAAAAGCTTGCTTTTTTCCGCCGGCGGGAGCTGGGCTTCGTCTTTCAATCGTTTAATTTGCTCGATACGCTGACGGTCAGCGAAAATATTATGCTGCCGCTCACGCTCGACGGCACGAACATCGTGGAAATGAAGCTGAGGGCCGCCTCCATTATGGAAAAGCTCGGCATTGCTGAGCTGGCGGGCAAGCGAACGTATGAAATATCCGGCGGCCAAGCGCAGCGTACAGCCATTGCCAGGGCACTCATCCATCACCCGAAGCTGCTGCTGGCCGACGAGCCGACAGGAAACCTCGATTCAAAATCAGCACGTGATGTGATGGAGCTGATGAGTAAGCTGAGTAGTGAGGATAACACGACAATGATGCTCGTTACCCATGACGCTATGGCGGCGAGCTACTGTCACCGGGTTATCTTTATTAAAGATGGGCAGTTTTACAGTGAAGTGAATTGCGGCGACAACCGGGCAGCTTTTTATCAGAAAATTATTAATGTGCTTGCTCTGCTTGGGGGGACTGAAAATGAATTTCCGACAGTTCGCGTTTAA
- a CDS encoding ABC transporter ATP-binding protein: protein MMIEPVLEVADLTGGYSPRRPVLHHVSFQLRPGEMVGLIGLNGAGKSTTIKHILGLMKPHQGEVKVGGVKLEEDPDRYRSAFAYVPENPVLFDELTVEEHLRLTGMAYGVSVQEYEKKRMDLLNEFQMNAKKGAFAAHLSKGMKQKVMIMNALLSEPPLYIIDEPFLGLDPLGIRSLLERLVEVKQNGSAILMSSHILATAQAYCDKFIVMHHGRIVASGTLADVCEAAGMAVRGGTLEDAFYKLVAGDKL from the coding sequence ATGATGATAGAGCCTGTATTGGAAGTTGCCGATTTGACAGGAGGATATAGTCCGCGTCGACCTGTCCTGCATCATGTATCGTTTCAACTGCGTCCAGGCGAAATGGTCGGCTTAATTGGCCTCAATGGGGCAGGCAAAAGTACGACAATTAAGCATATTCTCGGCTTGATGAAGCCGCATCAGGGAGAGGTTAAGGTTGGCGGCGTCAAGCTGGAGGAAGATCCGGATCGCTACCGCTCCGCTTTTGCCTATGTGCCCGAAAACCCGGTGCTATTCGACGAGCTTACCGTTGAGGAGCATTTGCGTCTGACGGGAATGGCCTATGGGGTTTCTGTGCAGGAATATGAAAAGAAGCGAATGGATTTATTGAACGAGTTCCAGATGAATGCGAAAAAAGGAGCCTTTGCCGCCCATCTATCTAAAGGGATGAAGCAGAAGGTCATGATCATGAACGCGCTGCTGTCAGAGCCGCCATTATACATCATTGACGAGCCGTTTCTCGGGCTGGACCCGCTAGGCATTCGCTCCTTGCTGGAACGGCTTGTGGAAGTAAAGCAGAATGGCTCGGCTATTTTGATGAGCTCGCATATTTTGGCTACGGCCCAAGCTTATTGCGACAAGTTTATTGTGATGCATCATGGACGCATCGTTGCCAGCGGAACGCTTGCGGATGTATGCGAAGCGGCGGGCATGGCAGTGCGCGGCGGAACGCTGGAGGATGCGTTTTATAAGCTCGTTGCTGGAGACAAGCTATGA
- a CDS encoding DEAD/DEAH box helicase has protein sequence MSKQNWLDLGLNEQLAEALVEEGIQEPTAVQAEAIPVLLSGQDVSARSQTGTGKTLAYLLPLLQKLNASSKEIQGVVIAPTQELAMQIVRVAEFYAKPLGLRVQQLIGGAALKRQVEKLKLHPQLVIGTPGRIHELLKLRKIKLHAVNQVVVDEVDQVFQLSSTREVETILFAMGQNRQIAFFSATYPEQMARFEGRWMKEPHRIQVAPEHRVSETITNYYFVCDKRDKPDIARRIIRMLKPKSALLFLNETDTISNWEAKLSYEGFTVEALYGDADKQRRSATLARFREGTCQLLLATDVAARGLDIEGLPLVINLEPALDADHYVHRAGRTGRMGRTGTVISIVTPQEHFIMDKFRKQLGIDLPEKAMLRGKLVTPEEARNDKSSFKRPEYTGAPKSRQSSGSDLAQGDGARGERQRGAFRQGADGQAPQGERRRNEVQPGSRRNDAPADGAMRGRTTGSAASSANEPLKAAVPAKPKAKVLSKQERQKKSKDKGAPKWLKAKRESGDTKE, from the coding sequence ATGAGTAAGCAAAATTGGTTGGATTTAGGTTTAAATGAGCAGCTGGCGGAAGCGCTGGTTGAAGAGGGTATTCAGGAGCCTACTGCGGTGCAAGCAGAGGCCATTCCGGTATTGCTCAGTGGGCAGGACGTTTCCGCACGTTCGCAGACGGGAACAGGCAAGACGCTGGCGTATTTGCTGCCTTTGCTACAGAAGCTGAATGCGTCGTCGAAAGAAATTCAAGGCGTCGTCATAGCTCCTACGCAGGAGCTGGCTATGCAGATTGTACGGGTAGCTGAATTTTATGCGAAGCCGCTGGGCCTCCGTGTGCAGCAGCTAATTGGCGGCGCAGCGCTGAAGCGCCAAGTAGAGAAGCTTAAGCTGCATCCGCAACTAGTCATCGGTACGCCGGGACGTATTCACGAGCTGCTTAAGCTGCGCAAAATCAAGCTGCATGCCGTCAATCAGGTCGTCGTTGATGAAGTGGATCAAGTGTTCCAACTGAGCTCGACTCGCGAAGTGGAGACGATTCTTTTTGCGATGGGACAAAATCGCCAAATTGCTTTTTTCTCGGCGACTTATCCAGAGCAGATGGCCCGTTTTGAAGGTCGCTGGATGAAGGAGCCGCACCGCATACAGGTTGCGCCGGAGCATCGCGTGTCGGAGACGATTACGAATTATTATTTCGTATGCGACAAACGGGACAAGCCGGATATCGCACGTCGCATCATTCGCATGCTGAAGCCAAAATCGGCGCTGCTGTTTTTGAATGAAACGGACACGATTTCAAACTGGGAAGCGAAGCTCAGCTATGAGGGCTTTACGGTAGAGGCGCTATATGGTGATGCTGACAAGCAGCGGCGTTCTGCTACGCTTGCACGCTTTCGTGAAGGCACATGCCAGCTATTGCTTGCGACAGACGTTGCCGCGAGGGGACTCGATATTGAAGGCTTGCCGCTTGTCATCAATCTGGAGCCAGCGCTTGATGCCGACCATTATGTGCATCGGGCGGGCCGGACGGGCCGCATGGGCCGCACGGGAACCGTTATTTCCATTGTTACGCCGCAGGAGCATTTTATAATGGACAAGTTCCGAAAGCAGCTAGGCATTGATCTTCCTGAGAAGGCGATGCTTAGAGGAAAGCTGGTTACGCCAGAGGAGGCGCGGAACGATAAGTCCTCGTTCAAACGTCCTGAATATACGGGAGCCCCGAAGAGTCGTCAGTCATCAGGCAGCGACTTAGCGCAAGGTGATGGAGCGCGAGGCGAGAGGCAGCGCGGAGCGTTCAGACAAGGTGCAGATGGGCAAGCTCCTCAAGGCGAGAGGCGCCGGAACGAAGTTCAACCGGGCAGCCGCAGGAATGATGCGCCAGCAGACGGTGCAATGCGGGGGAGGACAACGGGAAGCGCTGCCTCCTCTGCTAATGAGCCATTGAAAGCGGCTGTTCCAGCGAAACCGAAGGCGAAGGTGCTGTCCAAGCAGGAGCGCCAGAAGAAGAGCAAGGATAAAGGCGCTCCGAAATGGCTGAAAGCAAAGCGCGAGTCGGGCGATACGAAGGAGTAA
- a CDS encoding phosphodiester glycosidase family protein: MKSLTQSSWKKRMQRIALIGGASLLLLSSAGGETAYHFGGSAYAAEAQSTVKNVTITYPASAVTVALNERLPLLAKLKLSEQVALRYESGNGAVARVNSDGVIIPVAAGKTKIRVLVTSASYKGKLELPVTIRAASTSYKAVAASKRVSAGGRSFTVQTVAIPKGMPVTAGLSGRTVGLTQGLSGIASLYNAAAAINGTYFESYGGIPEPYGNIISDGVVEHIGNTGTSIGFQWDGSALMDTLQVKMSGKVSSPGKSSQSWYVYFVNRTPTPGRTAAIMYTPKRGSKIGMSTGSAVTVSKGIVTKVSKNTNVDIPKDGYVLFFTGEEEYLASRFQKGSYVDYTVSYNDVSGKAIDWSEVHTAIGAGPRLVKDGKLAVDPANEGFVSPKILTDSGARSGIAIMNDGSILLVTVPAATIKQWGQIMVSLGAKQAMNLDGGASSGLYANGKQITPAGRELSNALVFSSLPKW, encoded by the coding sequence ATGAAATCATTAACCCAGTCATCATGGAAAAAAAGGATGCAGCGCATAGCCTTAATCGGAGGTGCTTCCTTACTGCTGCTAAGCTCAGCAGGCGGAGAAACGGCCTACCATTTTGGAGGCTCGGCGTATGCAGCTGAAGCACAGTCAACTGTCAAAAATGTCACGATTACGTATCCGGCCTCAGCCGTAACGGTCGCTCTTAATGAAAGGCTGCCGCTGCTCGCAAAGCTGAAGCTATCAGAGCAGGTGGCATTGCGATATGAATCAGGCAATGGCGCGGTAGCGCGCGTGAACAGCGATGGCGTTATTATTCCTGTCGCTGCCGGGAAGACAAAAATTCGCGTTCTTGTGACGTCCGCTTCGTATAAGGGCAAGCTTGAGCTGCCTGTAACGATCCGCGCGGCATCAACTTCATACAAAGCGGTGGCAGCTTCGAAGCGCGTGTCTGCTGGAGGGCGCTCCTTCACGGTTCAAACCGTGGCAATTCCGAAAGGGATGCCTGTAACAGCGGGTCTGTCTGGAAGAACCGTTGGTTTGACGCAGGGCTTATCCGGCATCGCTTCCTTGTACAATGCGGCTGCGGCCATTAATGGCACTTATTTTGAATCGTATGGCGGCATTCCTGAGCCTTATGGCAATATTATTAGCGACGGCGTTGTCGAGCATATTGGAAATACAGGAACGAGCATTGGCTTTCAATGGGATGGCTCGGCTCTTATGGATACGCTGCAGGTGAAGATGAGTGGCAAAGTAAGCAGCCCCGGGAAATCCTCACAAAGCTGGTATGTATATTTCGTTAATCGGACACCTACTCCAGGCAGAACTGCTGCCATTATGTATACGCCGAAGCGCGGCAGCAAAATCGGCATGAGCACAGGCTCGGCTGTAACGGTCAGCAAGGGCATCGTAACGAAGGTTAGCAAAAATACGAATGTCGATATTCCGAAGGACGGGTATGTTCTCTTCTTTACAGGGGAGGAGGAGTATTTGGCGAGCCGCTTCCAAAAAGGCAGTTATGTTGACTATACCGTCAGCTATAACGATGTTTCCGGCAAAGCGATTGACTGGAGCGAGGTGCATACCGCAATTGGTGCAGGCCCGCGCCTAGTAAAGGACGGCAAGCTGGCGGTTGATCCAGCGAACGAAGGTTTTGTCAGCCCGAAAATTTTAACCGACTCTGGCGCACGAAGCGGAATTGCGATAATGAACGATGGTTCGATTTTGCTAGTAACGGTTCCGGCTGCGACCATAAAGCAATGGGGACAAATAATGGTCAGCCTGGGAGCTAAGCAGGCAATGAATTTGGATGGCGGCGCATCCTCCGGCTTATATGCGAATGGCAAGCAAATTACGCCTGCCGGACGCGAGCTCAGCAATGCGCTTGTATTCAGCTCCTTGCCAAAATGGTAA
- a CDS encoding ABC transporter permease translates to MMAKSQAVNQEQQLKEQAMQKLWKKRARSFREETLPYLRYMGQSGFPLFLSLFVITGVLSYFKLIRDVPADFPTALVGIVALVPVLCWSPFRTFLKAADIVFHMPQESAMRRYWGLSFKRSLIALVALCAFVLLAYWPIYTQGTGPADMWQLVLAAAVLRIANTAAAWRERQLAWDGMRMLFRVARWAATALAWAGMLTRVPLYAGGFIILLILLFALLYRLPSRFVIPWERLIKEEAATRRRYYVFFGLFIDVPTMPSQAAGRKYLSWVMNCIPYRRRLTYDYLYAASMLRMEMGGILLRLLALFALIVYWMADAVWLSGWGAACAYAGFMLIVGAQLGGLRHTHRYTVWRHVYPLPDAQRLESLIRLDRWTMLIIALLMWLPASIMLLRANCLLAAAAAPIAVLVYLLAIRPLRLRRAFASDAEED, encoded by the coding sequence ATGATGGCTAAATCACAAGCAGTCAATCAAGAGCAGCAATTGAAGGAACAAGCCATGCAGAAGCTATGGAAAAAGCGTGCCCGAAGCTTCCGAGAGGAAACGCTGCCGTATTTGCGCTATATGGGACAAAGTGGATTCCCGCTGTTTCTTTCGCTGTTTGTCATTACCGGGGTGCTTAGCTATTTTAAGCTGATTCGTGACGTGCCGGCTGATTTTCCGACCGCGTTGGTTGGCATAGTGGCACTGGTTCCCGTGCTTTGCTGGAGCCCGTTTCGCACCTTTCTGAAGGCGGCAGATATCGTCTTCCATATGCCGCAGGAATCAGCGATGCGCCGTTATTGGGGACTTTCCTTTAAGCGAAGTCTAATAGCTTTGGTCGCTTTATGCGCCTTCGTGCTGCTTGCATATTGGCCTATATACACGCAGGGCACCGGCCCAGCGGATATGTGGCAGCTGGTTTTGGCGGCGGCTGTGCTGCGTATAGCAAATACAGCTGCTGCATGGCGGGAACGGCAGCTAGCTTGGGACGGCATGAGAATGCTATTTCGAGTGGCTCGCTGGGCAGCGACGGCGCTTGCTTGGGCGGGGATGCTGACCCGTGTACCGCTGTATGCGGGAGGCTTTATAATATTACTCATTCTGCTGTTCGCCCTGCTGTACAGGCTCCCGAGCCGATTCGTAATCCCATGGGAGCGGCTCATTAAGGAAGAGGCAGCGACAAGAAGAAGGTATTATGTCTTTTTCGGTTTATTTATTGATGTGCCTACGATGCCATCGCAAGCAGCCGGCCGCAAATATCTTTCCTGGGTCATGAATTGTATACCCTATCGCCGCCGCCTGACTTACGATTATTTATATGCGGCTTCCATGCTGCGAATGGAAATGGGAGGCATTTTGTTAAGGCTGCTCGCCTTGTTCGCGCTTATTGTCTATTGGATGGCGGATGCGGTCTGGTTGTCCGGCTGGGGTGCTGCCTGTGCCTATGCTGGATTTATGCTCATAGTTGGGGCTCAGCTTGGCGGGCTTCGCCATACGCATCGTTATACGGTATGGCGTCATGTTTATCCGCTTCCTGACGCACAAAGGTTGGAAAGTCTTATTAGGCTGGACCGCTGGACGATGCTCATAATTGCCCTGCTTATGTGGCTTCCTGCTTCCATTATGCTGCTGCGTGCCAATTGCCTGCTTGCTGCAGCGGCAGCACCGATTGCGGTGCTCGTCTATTTGCTTGCGATACGCCCGCTCAGACTGCGCCGCGCTTTTGCTTCTGATGCGGAAGAGGATTAG
- a CDS encoding HRDC domain-containing protein yields the protein MQIFFLNTFEKSSMEEGVQTAQLSICEQEGIWSVLWVDGEHTATAPDVWYEGVSWEDMLLAFRHGVAVRMGDGFTPVIESMLEGRRHSGMGSLQAMVQCYGELNADQDLFEQLRDWRRAKAGGEKRSAYLIATNRMLWMFSTFVPHTAEELLQIPGWGESKQNRYGAEILAITEKHGRETGFPLDWVEQLLDKNDFTRWLYKQKEIKFKSEMDKQLQKKRILSSLNSEETLEKLGADLDLSRREVMDRIEQLEMEGYDVEPLIARELLQMPESEQQLVWETFEQAGDRYLKPVLQQVYGAEGVKHEQVDMLYERLRLLRIRYRKAQANPAQAI from the coding sequence ATGCAAATTTTCTTTTTGAACACATTTGAAAAATCCTCGATGGAGGAGGGCGTACAAACTGCCCAATTGTCGATTTGTGAACAGGAGGGCATTTGGTCGGTGCTATGGGTCGATGGCGAGCATACGGCAACCGCGCCTGATGTGTGGTATGAAGGCGTTTCCTGGGAGGACATGCTGCTCGCCTTTCGTCATGGCGTGGCGGTACGAATGGGAGATGGCTTTACGCCGGTCATTGAATCTATGCTGGAAGGGCGGCGCCATTCGGGAATGGGCAGCTTGCAGGCTATGGTGCAATGTTATGGCGAACTGAACGCAGATCAAGACCTTTTTGAACAATTAAGAGATTGGCGCAGGGCGAAAGCAGGAGGAGAGAAGAGGTCGGCTTACCTCATTGCAACGAATCGGATGCTGTGGATGTTCAGTACGTTTGTACCGCACACAGCCGAAGAACTGCTGCAAATACCCGGCTGGGGAGAGAGTAAGCAAAATCGCTATGGAGCTGAAATTTTAGCGATTACAGAGAAGCATGGCCGCGAGACAGGCTTTCCGCTTGACTGGGTAGAGCAGCTGCTGGACAAGAATGATTTTACGAGGTGGCTGTATAAGCAGAAGGAAATAAAATTCAAAAGCGAGATGGACAAGCAGCTGCAGAAAAAGCGAATACTCAGCAGTTTGAACAGTGAGGAAACGCTGGAGAAGCTAGGAGCCGACCTTGATCTGTCGCGCCGGGAGGTCATGGACAGAATTGAGCAGCTTGAAATGGAAGGTTATGATGTTGAGCCGCTTATTGCCCGTGAGCTGCTGCAAATGCCGGAATCCGAGCAGCAGCTTGTGTGGGAAACGTTCGAGCAGGCGGGCGACCGCTACTTGAAGCCCGTGCTACAGCAAGTATATGGAGCGGAGGGCGTGAAGCATGAGCAGGTGGATATGCTGTATGAACGGCTGAGGCTGCTTAGAATCCGCTACCGGAAAGCTCAAGCAAACCCGGCTCAAGCTATATAA
- a CDS encoding SDR family oxidoreductase: protein MLNGKVVLISGASSGIGALAAKQLAMRGAIVVLTGRNVEKLKAYVAEIGGNSSYFQMDVTSMEDVQQVIQAAVQKHGRLDILINNAGYGQFEYFETMPVEKFDQMMDTNYMGIVRCTKAVLPYMLSQGSGHIVNIASLAGKIGSAKSTAYTATKHAVLGFTNSLRMELRGKGIVVSAVNPGPIDTPFFSLADPSGNYVKNVSFFMMKPDYVVKAIVRLIERRKAEINLPRSAALGIKLYQLFPRLIDRLFGGMLDRK, encoded by the coding sequence ATGTTAAATGGCAAAGTTGTGCTTATTTCCGGCGCTTCCAGCGGGATCGGAGCACTTGCTGCAAAGCAGCTTGCGATGCGCGGCGCTATTGTGGTGCTGACTGGACGAAATGTGGAGAAGCTGAAGGCATATGTGGCAGAAATCGGCGGCAATAGCTCCTATTTTCAGATGGATGTAACGAGCATGGAAGATGTTCAGCAGGTCATTCAGGCTGCCGTGCAAAAGCATGGGCGTCTCGATATATTGATTAATAATGCGGGTTACGGGCAGTTTGAATATTTTGAGACGATGCCGGTCGAAAAATTTGACCAGATGATGGATACGAATTATATGGGGATCGTTCGCTGCACGAAGGCAGTGCTGCCATATATGCTTTCCCAAGGCAGCGGGCATATCGTCAATATTGCCTCACTTGCAGGCAAGATCGGCTCAGCCAAGTCAACGGCCTACACGGCAACGAAGCATGCGGTGCTCGGCTTTACCAATTCGCTGCGGATGGAGCTGCGGGGCAAAGGGATTGTCGTATCGGCGGTTAATCCCGGTCCGATTGACACGCCGTTTTTCTCGCTGGCAGATCCGTCAGGCAACTATGTGAAAAATGTCAGCTTCTTTATGATGAAGCCTGACTATGTAGTTAAAGCCATTGTGCGGCTAATTGAGCGCAGGAAGGCAGAAATTAATTTGCCGAGATCGGCGGCGCTTGGCATTAAGCTTTATCAGCTTTTTCCGCGCCTGATTGACCGATTGTTCGGCGGCATGCTGGATCGAAAATAG